A genomic stretch from Falco cherrug isolate bFalChe1 chromosome 1, bFalChe1.pri, whole genome shotgun sequence includes:
- the LYRM9 gene encoding LYR motif-containing protein 9 isoform X3: MSHWRLKSLIMAPLPNAELVQNSLQLYRYLLRCCKQLPEENIRQHYRHAVRQSFKVHADEDDPERIQQIIKRAIEDADWVMSKYKKQK, from the exons ctaAAAAGCTTGATAATGGCCCCACTACCAAATGCTGAATTAGTTCAGAACTCTTTGCAGTTGTATCGTTACCTGCTTCGATGCTGTAAGCAACTTCCTGAAGAGAATATTCGTCAGCATTACAGACATGCAGTCAGGCAG AGCTTCAAAGTTCATGCTGATGAAGACGATCCTGAGCGAATCCAGCAGATCATTAAGAGGGCCATTGAAGATGCTGACTGGGTCATGAGTAAG tataaaaagcagaagtag
- the LYRM9 gene encoding LYR motif-containing protein 9 isoform X4, translating into MAPLPNAELVQNSLQLYRYLLRCCKQLPEENIRQHYRHAVRQSFKVHADEDDPERIQQIIKRAIEDADWVMSKYKKQK; encoded by the exons ATGGCCCCACTACCAAATGCTGAATTAGTTCAGAACTCTTTGCAGTTGTATCGTTACCTGCTTCGATGCTGTAAGCAACTTCCTGAAGAGAATATTCGTCAGCATTACAGACATGCAGTCAGGCAG AGCTTCAAAGTTCATGCTGATGAAGACGATCCTGAGCGAATCCAGCAGATCATTAAGAGGGCCATTGAAGATGCTGACTGGGTCATGAGTAAG tataaaaagcagaagtag